A window of Argopecten irradians isolate NY chromosome 1, Ai_NY, whole genome shotgun sequence contains these coding sequences:
- the LOC138312986 gene encoding lysostaphin-like: protein MVEIARIESEAASDVELAWIDTEAAPDVELAQNETEAASDVAFARNETEAASDVELAWIDTEAASDVELASNETEAAPDVELAPNESEAASDVELAWNEQKPHLMWNLPGLIQIAASDVELVPNETEAASRVELATNETEAAFDVELAPNEAEAISDVELAPNETEAASVVEIARIESEAASDLELAWIDTEAAPDVELAQNETEAASDVAFARNETEAASDVELAWIDTEAASDVELASNESEAASDVELAWNESEAASDVELAPNETEAASDVELAWIDTNSRI, encoded by the exons ATGGTGGAGATTGCCCGGATTGAGTCAGAAGCCGCATCTGATGTGGAGCTTGCCTGGATTGATACAGAAGCCGCACCTGATGTGGAGCTTGCCCAGAATGAGACAGAAGCCGCATCTGATGTGGCGTTTGCCCGGAATGAGACAGAAGCTGCATCTGATGTGGAGCTTGCCTGGATTGATACAGAAGCCGCATCTGATGTGGAGCTTGCCTCGAATGAGACTGAAGCTGCACCTGATGTGGAGCTTGCCCCGAATGAGTCAGAAGCCGCATCTGATGTGGAACTTGCCTGGAATGA ACAGAAGCCGCATCTGATGTGGAACTTGCCTGGATTGATACAAATAGCCGCATCTGATGTGGAGCTTGTCCCGAATGAGACTGAAGCCGCATCTCGTGTGGAGCTTGCCACGAATGAGACAGAAGCCGCATTTGATGTGGAGCTTGCCCCGAATGAGGCAGAAGCCATATCTGATGTGGAGCTTGCCCCGAATGAGACAGAAGCCGCATCTGTGGTGGAGATTGCCCGGATTGAGTCAGAAGCCGCATCTGATTTGGAGCTTGCCTGGATTGATACAGAAGCCGCACCTGATGTGGAGCTTGCCCAGAATGAGACAGAAGCCGCATCTGATGTGGCGTTTGCCCGGAATGAGACAGAAGCTGCATCTGATGTGGAGCTTGCCTGGATTGATACAGAAGCCGCATCTGATGTGGAGCTTGCCTCGAATGAGTCAGAAGCCGCATCTGATGTGGAACTTGCCTGGAATGAGTCAGAAGCCGCATCTGATGTTGAGCTTGCCCCCAATGAGACAGAAGCCGCATCTGATGTGGAACTTGCCTGGATTGATACAAATAGCCGCATCTGA
- the LOC138313095 gene encoding lysostaphin-like, producing the protein MRLKPHLMWNLPGMSQKPHLMLSLPPMRQKPHLMWSLPGLIQIAASDVELAPNETEAASRVELATNETEAASDVELAPNEAEAISDVELAPNETEAASVVEIARIESEAASDLELAWIDTEAAPDVELAPNETEAASDVELAPNETEAASNVELARINTEAASDVELALNDTEATSVVELAWNETEASSDMELAWIETEATSGVELARNETEGASDVELAWIETEAASVVELARYKSDAASDVELARIETEAASDVAFAWILLDSWWLLIWPRFLKTNDVILRYVKLEL; encoded by the coding sequence ATGAGACTGAAGCCGCATCTGATGTGGAACTTGCCTGGAATGAGTCAGAAACCGCATCTGATGTTGAGCTTGCCCCCAATGAGACAGAAGCCGCATCTGATGTGGAGCTTGCCTGGATTGATACAAATAGCCGCATCTGATGTGGAGCTTGCCCCGAATGAGACTGAAGCCGCATCTCGTGTGGAGCTTGCCACGAATGAGACAGAAGCCGCATCTGATGTGGAGCTTGCCCCGAATGAGGCAGAAGCCATATCTGATGTGGAGCTTGCCCCGAATGAGACAGAAGCCGCATCTGTGGTGGAGATTGCCCGGATTGAGTCAGAAGCCGCATCTGATTTGGAGCTTGCCTGGATTGATACAGAAGCCGCGCCTGATGTGGAGCTTGCCCCGAATGAGACAGAAGCCGCATCCGATGTGGAGCTAGCCCCGAATGAGACAGAAGCCGCATCTAATGTGGAGCTTGCCCGAATTAATACAGAAGCCGCATCTGATGTGGAGCTTGCCTTGAATGACACAGAAGCCACATCTGTTGTGGAGCTTGCCTGGAATGAGACAGAAGCCTCATCTGATATGGAGCTTGCCTGGATTGAGACAGAAGCCACATCTGGTGTGGAGCTTGCCCGGAATGAGACAGAAGGCGCATCTGATGTGGAGCTTGCCTGGATTGAGACAGAAGCCGCATCTGTTGTGGAGCTTGCTCGTTATAAGTCAGATGCCGCATCTGATGTGGAACTTGCCCGGATTGAGACAGAAGCCGCATCTGATGTGGCGTTTGCCTGGATTCTTTTGGACTCGTGGTGGTTGTTGATATGGCCTCgttttttgaaaacaaatgacGTTATTTTGCGATATGTAAAGCTtgaattgtaa